The proteins below come from a single Aquarana catesbeiana isolate 2022-GZ linkage group LG12, ASM4218655v1, whole genome shotgun sequence genomic window:
- the SLC2A10 gene encoding solute carrier family 2, facilitated glucose transporter member 10, whose product MGLRRVTLLLSATVSLLGGLIFGYELGIISGALLQLKNDFHLTCFQQEALVSAVLIGALFASLIGGVLIDRSGRRTSILASNVVVLAGSTVLIFSSSFWSLVVGRVTVGFGISISSMACCIYVSEIVKPHQRGTLVSLYETGITLGILLSYGMNYFLSGAHWGWKYMFGLAISPAILQFISILFLPSRPPKVNILGQESSHGLIPLQNIQEAEDLKSISPSKDYAFLDLFRSKDNMRTRTLVGLGLVLFQQLTGQPNVLYYASTIFRSVGYQSNSSAVLASVGLGVVKVLSTLVAMSCADKAGRRALLLAGCTMMTISVTGIGIASFSINLDTHKGCESLTPLNSTLDLSNASVKLESLGDITANFEAQHSVPVTRMQGSTTLLFTKNATWPSLRSSALTAYSSYSSELAKYPESFTRDQTLSSHAGLTWITLLSLMAFVSAFSIGFGPMTWLVLSEIYPAEIRGRAFAFCNSLNWAANLLITLTFLEVIESIGLSWTFLVYGLMGAVAIIFIYYFIPETKGRSLEEIDKEFSDKRFLSGRPVWSNCCGEHFSSPRYQRMGQSTTSDSSSSSCS is encoded by the exons ATGG gcctccGACGAGTTACTCTCCTATTATCCGCTACGGTCTCCTTACTGGGCGGACTGATATTTGGGTACGAACTAGGAATAATTTCTGGAGCCTTACTTCAACTGAAAAATGATTTTCATCTTACCTGTTTCCAGCAAGAGGCGCTGGTGAGCGCGGTTTTAATCGGCGCCCTTTTTGCATCGCTCATAGGAGGAGTCCTGATCGACCGATCCGGACGGCGGACGTCTATACTGGCCAGCAATGTGGTGGTATTGGCGGGGAGCACAGTTTTAATATTCTCATCATCCTTTTGGTCTTTGGTGGTTGGACGCGTCACCGTTGGGTTTGGCATATCTATATCCTCCATGGCGTGCTGCATATATGTTTCAGAAATTGTCAAGCCGCATCAGAGAGGCACACTTGTGTCTCTTTATGAAACTGGGATTACACTTGGAATTTTACTTTCCTATGGCATGAATTACTTCTTATCTGGTGCACACTGGGGATGGAAATACATGTTTGGGTTGGCAATTTCACCAGCTATCTTACAGTTCATCAGCATCCTGTTTCTCCCATCAAGGCCCCCTAAAGTAAACATTTTAGGCCAAGAATCTTCACATGGTCTCATCCCACTACAAAATATTCAAGAAGCTGAAGACCTAAAGTCCATATCCCCCAGTAAAGATTACGCATTCCTTGACCTTTTTCGTTCAAAGGACAATATGCGGACAAGGACGTTGGTGGGTCTAGGTCTAGTTCTGTTCCAACAGCTAACTGGCCAACCAAATGTGCTTTATTATGCGTCAACCATATTTCGTTCTGTGGGTTACCAAAGCAACTCTTCGGCGGTCTTGGCTTCTGTAGGTCTTGGCGTTGTAAAGGTCCTCTCGACATTGGTTGCCATGAGTTGTGCAGACAAAGCAGGACGGAGAGCCTTGCTTCTGGCTGGATGTACTATGATGACCATCTCGGTAACCGGGATTGGGATTGCAAGTTTCTCGATCAATCTGGATACTCACAAGGGCTGCGAATCCCTCACACCACTAAATTCAACTCTTGACCTCTCAAACGCTTCTGTCAAATTAGAATCCCTTGGTGACATAACTGCTAACTTTGAAGCCCAGCACAGTGTCCCAGTGACCAGGATGCAGGGCTCCACCACACTGCTCTTCACCAAAAATGCAACATGGCCATCTCTTCGCTCTTCTGCGTTGACAGCGTATTCATCTTACTCCAGTGAGCTGGCAAAATACCCAGAATCCTTTACTAGAGACCAGACACTCTCCAGTCACGCTGGGTTGACCTGGATTACGCTTTTGAGTTTAATGGCATTCGTAAGTGCTTTTTCTATTGGATTTGGACCAA tgaCCTGGCTGGTCCTCAGTGAGATCTACCCGGCAGAAATACGAGGCCGGGCATTTGCCTTTTGTAACAGCTTAAACTGGGCAGCCAACCTGCTGATCACATTGACATTCCTGGAGGTTATCG aaTCTATAGGTCTGTCTTGGACCTTCCTCGTGTATGGCTTGATGGGAGCGGTTGCAATAATATTTATTTACTACTTCATTCCGGAGACAAAAGGACGTTCTCTGGAAGAGATTGACAAAGAATTCTCTGATAAAAG